The Saccharomonospora cyanea NA-134 genome includes a region encoding these proteins:
- the zwf gene encoding glucose-6-phosphate dehydrogenase, with amino-acid sequence MRQGWTNPLRDPRDKRLPRIAGPSSLVIFGVTGDLSRKKLMPAIYDLANRGLLPAGFSLIGFARREWADQDFGQQVHDAVAEHARTPFRESVWNRLAEGIRFVQGSFDDDDAFDQLAETVKKLTEERGTGGNTAFYLSIPPWAFPVVTKQLARCGLAESSEDVWRRVVVEKPFGHDLASARELNAVVNDVFPEDSVFRIDHYLGKETVQNILALRFANQLFEPLWNANYVDHVQITMAEDIGLGGRAGYYEGIGAARDVIQNHLLQLLALTAMEEPVSFDPRALRAEKVKVLGATKAVGPFDETTARGQYTGGWQGGKKVPGLNQEQGFPKDSTTETYAAVTLEVRNRRWAGVPFYLRTGKRLGRRVTEVAVVFKRAPHLPFDSTSTEELGENALVIRVQPDEGVTMRFGSKVPGTTMEVRDVTMDFGYGHAFTESSPEAYERLILDVLLGEPSLFPGNEEVELSWQILDPVLDHWAKLGTPEPYEPGSWGPPSAEAMLARTGRNWRRP; translated from the coding sequence ATGAGGCAAGGTTGGACCAACCCGCTACGCGACCCGAGGGACAAGCGGCTGCCGAGGATCGCCGGGCCGTCGAGCCTGGTGATCTTCGGCGTCACCGGCGACCTGTCGCGTAAGAAACTCATGCCCGCGATCTACGACCTCGCCAACCGGGGTCTGCTGCCCGCGGGTTTCTCGCTCATCGGCTTCGCCCGCCGGGAGTGGGCGGACCAGGACTTCGGTCAGCAGGTGCACGACGCCGTGGCCGAGCACGCGCGGACGCCGTTCCGGGAGTCGGTGTGGAACCGGCTGGCCGAGGGCATCAGGTTCGTCCAGGGGTCCTTCGACGACGACGACGCGTTCGACCAGCTCGCCGAGACCGTGAAGAAGCTGACCGAGGAACGCGGCACCGGCGGCAACACCGCGTTCTACCTGTCCATCCCGCCGTGGGCGTTCCCCGTGGTGACCAAGCAGCTCGCGCGCTGCGGGCTCGCGGAGTCCAGTGAGGACGTGTGGCGACGGGTCGTCGTGGAGAAGCCGTTCGGTCACGACCTCGCCAGCGCCAGGGAACTCAACGCCGTCGTCAACGACGTCTTCCCCGAGGATTCGGTGTTCCGCATCGACCACTACCTCGGCAAGGAGACGGTGCAGAACATCCTGGCCCTGCGGTTCGCGAACCAGTTGTTCGAACCGCTCTGGAACGCGAACTACGTCGACCACGTACAGATCACGATGGCCGAGGACATCGGCCTCGGTGGTCGGGCGGGATACTACGAGGGCATCGGCGCGGCCCGCGACGTCATCCAGAACCACCTGCTCCAGCTGCTCGCCCTCACGGCGATGGAGGAGCCGGTGTCGTTCGATCCGAGGGCGTTGCGCGCCGAGAAGGTGAAGGTGCTGGGGGCGACCAAGGCCGTGGGCCCGTTCGACGAGACCACGGCGCGAGGCCAGTACACCGGGGGCTGGCAGGGCGGCAAGAAGGTGCCGGGCCTGAACCAGGAACAGGGTTTCCCCAAGGACTCCACCACCGAGACGTACGCGGCCGTGACCCTGGAGGTGCGCAACCGCCGCTGGGCGGGCGTGCCGTTCTACCTGCGCACGGGCAAGCGGCTGGGGCGGCGAGTCACGGAGGTGGCCGTGGTGTTCAAGAGGGCACCGCACCTGCCGTTCGACTCGACGTCCACCGAGGAGCTCGGTGAGAACGCGCTGGTGATCCGGGTCCAGCCCGACGAGGGCGTGACGATGCGCTTCGGCTCGAAGGTGCCGGGCACGACGATGGAAGTCCGCGACGTCACGATGGACTTCGGCTACGGACACGCGTTCACCGAGAGCTCGCCGGAGGCCTACGAGCGGCTGATCCTCGACGTGCTGCTGGGCGAGCCGTCGTTGTTCCCCGGCAACGAGGAGGTCGAGCTGTCCTGGCAGATTCTCGACCCGGTGCTCGACCACTGGGCCAAGCTCGGCACCCCGGAGCCGTACGAGCCGGGGTCGTGGGGGCCGCCGTCGGCGGAGGCGATGCTGGCACGCACGGGCCGCAACTGGAGGCGTCCGTGA
- the pgl gene encoding 6-phosphogluconolactonase, with amino-acid sequence MNTTPGTDSTVVVHPDQDVLAAATAARLLATLSEVQARKGSASLVLTGGGTGIAVLEQVRSSPARDAVDWSRLDVYWGDERFVPADDDERNEKQARAALLDHVPVDESRVHPMAASDGAFGDDPDAAAAAYAEVLAASARSTGTASGSAVEVPSFDVLLLGLGGEGHTASIFPDTPAAREGRASVVAVRDCPKPPPTRLSLTFPAIRAAQEVWLLTAGEAKADAVALALAGADPVSLPVAGARGKQRTVWLLDKAAAAKAQPTH; translated from the coding sequence ATGAACACCACTCCCGGCACCGACTCCACTGTCGTCGTCCACCCCGACCAGGACGTCCTCGCCGCGGCCACCGCGGCGAGGCTGCTCGCCACCCTCAGCGAGGTGCAGGCACGCAAGGGTTCGGCTTCGCTCGTGCTGACCGGCGGCGGGACGGGCATCGCCGTACTGGAACAGGTTCGCAGCAGCCCCGCCCGTGACGCCGTGGACTGGTCGCGGCTGGACGTCTACTGGGGCGACGAGCGGTTCGTTCCCGCCGACGACGACGAACGCAACGAGAAGCAGGCACGTGCGGCGCTGCTGGACCATGTGCCGGTGGACGAGTCACGGGTCCACCCGATGGCCGCCTCCGACGGCGCCTTCGGCGACGACCCGGACGCGGCGGCGGCGGCCTACGCCGAAGTGCTCGCCGCGTCCGCCCGTTCGACCGGCACAGCGAGCGGATCAGCGGTGGAGGTCCCCTCGTTCGACGTGCTCCTGCTCGGGCTCGGCGGCGAGGGCCACACGGCGTCGATCTTCCCGGACACCCCCGCCGCCCGGGAGGGCCGGGCTTCGGTCGTGGCCGTCCGCGACTGCCCGAAGCCGCCACCCACGCGGCTGTCGCTGACGTTCCCCGCCATCCGCGCCGCCCAGGAAGTGTGGCTACTCACCGCGGGAGAGGCCAAGGCTGACGCCGTCGCCCTCGCATTGGCCGGCGCCGACCCGGTGAGCCTTCCGGTGGCCGGAGCCCGCGGAAAACAGCGCACCGTGTGGTTGCTCGACAAGGCCGCAGCGGCGAAGGCCCAGCCCACTCACTGA
- the tal gene encoding transaldolase, with the protein MGNTNRLAQLSEAGVSVWLDDLSRERLRSGNLAELIRDKHVVGVTTNPTIFAGALSKGEAYDEQIRELAARDADVHAAVRELTTSDVREAADLFRDVYTATNGVDGRVSIEVDPGLARDTERTVAEAEELWKTVDRPNIFVKIPATEQGLPAITRTLADGISVNVTLIFSVERYRAVIEAFFAGLEQAKANGHDLSRIQSVASFFVSRVDSEVDKRLEAIGSDEALALRGEAAIANARLAYAAYEELFAGERWAALKEAGANPQRPLWASTGVKNPDYSDTRYVDELVVAGTVNTMPEKTLEAAADHANVHGDTVTGTAAQAQQVFDRLSAAGIDISDVFRTLEDEGVEKFDKSWAELLDTVRGQLDSAKAQS; encoded by the coding sequence ATGGGCAACACGAACAGGCTGGCCCAGCTGTCCGAGGCAGGAGTGTCGGTCTGGCTCGACGACCTGTCGCGGGAGCGGCTGCGCTCCGGCAACCTCGCAGAACTGATCCGCGACAAGCACGTTGTCGGGGTCACCACCAACCCGACCATCTTCGCGGGTGCCCTGTCGAAGGGCGAGGCGTACGACGAGCAGATCCGCGAGCTCGCCGCGCGCGACGCGGACGTACACGCCGCCGTCCGCGAGCTGACCACCAGCGACGTGCGTGAGGCAGCGGACCTCTTCCGCGACGTCTACACCGCCACGAACGGCGTCGACGGCCGCGTGTCGATCGAGGTCGACCCCGGGCTGGCGCGCGACACCGAGCGCACCGTGGCCGAGGCCGAGGAGCTGTGGAAGACCGTCGACCGGCCCAACATCTTCGTCAAGATCCCGGCCACCGAGCAGGGCCTGCCCGCCATCACGCGGACCCTGGCCGACGGCATCAGCGTCAACGTGACCCTGATCTTCTCGGTGGAGCGCTACCGCGCCGTGATCGAGGCGTTCTTCGCCGGTCTGGAGCAGGCGAAGGCGAACGGGCACGACCTGTCGCGGATCCAGTCGGTGGCGTCGTTCTTCGTCTCGCGTGTCGACAGCGAGGTGGACAAGCGGCTGGAGGCCATCGGCAGCGACGAGGCGCTGGCCCTGCGCGGCGAGGCCGCCATCGCCAACGCCCGGCTCGCCTACGCCGCGTACGAGGAGCTGTTCGCCGGTGAGCGCTGGGCGGCGCTCAAGGAGGCGGGAGCCAACCCGCAGCGCCCGCTGTGGGCCTCCACCGGCGTGAAGAACCCGGACTACTCCGACACCCGGTACGTGGACGAACTCGTCGTCGCGGGCACCGTCAACACGATGCCCGAGAAGACCCTCGAAGCCGCGGCGGACCACGCGAACGTCCACGGTGACACCGTGACGGGCACGGCCGCGCAGGCGCAGCAGGTGTTCGACCGGCTCTCCGCCGCCGGCATCGACATCAGCGACGTCTTCCGCACGCTCGAGGACGAGGGCGTGGAGAAGTTCGACAAGTCCTGGGCCGAACTGCTCGACACGGTCCGCGGCCAGCTGGACTCGGCGAAGGCGCAGAGCTGA
- the opcA gene encoding glucose-6-phosphate dehydrogenase assembly protein OpcA, which yields MIIDLPSTTTSQLNKKLVEIRERGGAVALGRVLTLVIAAEDDEQLEDAIDAANEASREHPSRVIVVAKGARTAAPRIDGQIRVGGDAGASDVIVLRLYGPLANQGRSAVVPLLLPDTPTVTWWPGKGPKAPSKDQLGQLAQRRITDSAAESNPIRALTTRSKSYVDGDTDLAWTRLTNWRAQLVSALDLPPYEPITGASVTGEADSPSTELLAGWLAEYLNVPVKRVKTTEAQGIVAVRIDRPSGPIELYRPDGKTGTLTQPGQPARRIALHRRDNRDCLIEELRRLDPDEVYEAALRGLTKFSPARKPTKSPSPVTDKAARKGRKPPAKAARNTGNAGNTRNTEDSNTDKAMPTSPDAEKETEA from the coding sequence ATGATCATCGATCTGCCGTCGACCACGACGTCGCAGTTGAACAAGAAGCTCGTCGAGATCCGTGAGCGTGGCGGGGCGGTGGCGCTGGGCCGGGTGCTGACGCTGGTGATCGCCGCGGAGGACGACGAGCAACTCGAAGACGCCATCGACGCGGCCAACGAGGCGAGTCGTGAGCACCCGTCGCGTGTGATCGTGGTGGCCAAGGGAGCGCGCACGGCAGCTCCGCGCATCGACGGTCAGATCCGCGTCGGCGGCGACGCGGGCGCGAGTGACGTCATCGTGCTGCGCCTGTACGGGCCGCTCGCGAACCAGGGCAGGAGCGCGGTGGTGCCGCTGTTGCTGCCCGACACGCCCACCGTCACGTGGTGGCCGGGCAAGGGACCTAAGGCGCCGTCGAAGGACCAGCTCGGCCAGCTCGCGCAGCGCCGCATCACCGACTCGGCGGCCGAGAGCAACCCCATCCGGGCCCTGACCACCCGCAGTAAGTCCTATGTGGATGGTGACACGGACCTGGCGTGGACTCGGTTGACCAACTGGCGTGCGCAGTTGGTGTCGGCGCTCGACCTTCCACCGTACGAGCCGATCACCGGCGCGTCGGTCACGGGCGAGGCCGACTCACCCTCGACGGAGCTGCTCGCGGGCTGGCTTGCCGAGTACCTGAACGTTCCGGTGAAGCGCGTCAAGACCACCGAGGCACAGGGCATCGTGGCGGTCCGCATCGACCGGCCCTCAGGCCCCATCGAGCTCTACCGTCCCGACGGCAAGACGGGCACGTTGACCCAGCCGGGGCAGCCCGCACGGCGGATCGCGCTGCACCGGCGGGACAACCGGGACTGCCTCATCGAGGAACTGCGCAGGCTCGATCCCGACGAGGTCTACGAGGCCGCGTTGCGCGGGCTCACGAAGTTCTCCCCCGCCCGCAAGCCCACCAAGTCGCCCTCGCCTGTCACGGACAAGGCGGCGCGGAAGGGCCGGAAACCGCCCGCGAAGGCGGCCCGGAACACGGGAAACGCGGGGAACACGCGGAACACGGAAGACTCGAACACGGACAAGGCCATGCCGACGTCACCGGACGCGGAAAAGGAGACGGAGGCATGA
- a CDS encoding glucose-6-phosphate isomerase, producing the protein MAEHTTVDITDAALADAARPLVDRLVSDRVASALAAQTATLWGDEAEPEASIRLSWTTLHKSSRPLIGEVEALRTDLRSEGVDRIVLAGMGGSSLAPEVITGTEGVALTVLDTTDAGQVADALAGDLERTALVVSSKSGTTVETDSHRRIFAEAFAKAGIDAARRMIVVTDPGSPLAELAESEGYRKVFLADPHVGGRYSALTAFGLVPAGLAGADVARLLDQAAGVVETLATDSPDNPALRMAAALAAAHADGAEKVVLADTGSGIAGFGDWAEQLIAESTGKQGTGLLPVVVEGPTAPGFADAGADATAVAVGPSVEGAAISTAGPLGAQFLLWEYAVAVAGRLLGINPFDQPDVEAAKKAARSLLDNPQALSGTEEPSAVIGPVEVYGAVGDAGTGTLTDVLREFVDGVADDGYLAVQAYLDRLDDASATLLRSELARRSGRQTTFGWGPRFLHSTGQYHKGGHRNGSFLQITGSVEEDVAVPGRPYTLSTLQLAQALGDGQVLADTGRPVLRLHLTDRAAGLADVVRAVQELTR; encoded by the coding sequence ATGGCGGAGCACACGACGGTCGACATCACCGACGCCGCCCTCGCCGACGCGGCGCGCCCGCTGGTGGACCGGCTCGTCTCCGACCGGGTGGCGAGCGCGCTCGCCGCGCAGACCGCGACGCTGTGGGGCGACGAGGCCGAACCGGAAGCGTCGATCCGCCTGTCGTGGACCACGCTGCACAAGAGCTCGCGACCGCTGATCGGTGAGGTCGAGGCGTTGCGGACGGACCTGCGTTCGGAGGGCGTCGACCGGATCGTCCTCGCGGGAATGGGCGGCTCGTCGCTCGCACCGGAGGTGATCACCGGCACCGAGGGCGTGGCGCTCACCGTGCTGGACACCACCGACGCGGGCCAGGTGGCCGACGCTCTCGCCGGTGACCTCGAACGCACGGCACTCGTGGTGTCGTCGAAGTCCGGCACCACCGTGGAGACCGACAGCCACCGGCGTATCTTCGCCGAGGCGTTCGCCAAGGCCGGAATCGACGCCGCCCGACGGATGATCGTCGTCACCGATCCCGGCTCGCCCCTGGCCGAGCTCGCCGAGTCGGAGGGTTACCGGAAGGTCTTCCTCGCCGACCCGCACGTGGGTGGCCGCTACTCCGCGCTGACCGCGTTCGGCCTCGTGCCCGCGGGGCTGGCGGGTGCGGACGTCGCGCGGCTGCTCGACCAGGCCGCGGGCGTGGTCGAGACACTGGCCACCGACTCCCCGGACAACCCGGCTCTCCGCATGGCCGCCGCGCTGGCCGCCGCGCACGCCGACGGCGCTGAGAAGGTCGTGCTCGCGGACACCGGGTCCGGCATCGCCGGTTTCGGCGACTGGGCCGAGCAGCTCATCGCCGAGTCCACCGGCAAGCAGGGCACCGGCCTGCTGCCCGTGGTGGTCGAGGGTCCGACCGCGCCCGGCTTCGCCGACGCGGGAGCGGACGCCACCGCCGTGGCCGTGGGTCCGTCCGTGGAGGGCGCGGCCATCTCGACCGCCGGGCCGCTCGGGGCGCAGTTCCTGCTGTGGGAGTACGCCGTCGCGGTGGCGGGCAGGCTGCTCGGCATCAACCCGTTCGACCAGCCCGACGTGGAGGCCGCGAAGAAGGCCGCGCGGTCGTTGCTCGACAACCCACAGGCGCTCTCCGGCACCGAGGAGCCGTCGGCCGTGATCGGCCCGGTGGAGGTCTACGGCGCCGTGGGTGACGCGGGGACCGGCACGCTCACCGACGTGCTGCGGGAGTTCGTCGACGGTGTCGCCGACGACGGCTACCTCGCCGTGCAGGCCTACCTCGACCGGCTCGACGACGCGTCCGCCACCCTGCTGCGGAGCGAGCTCGCGCGGCGGTCGGGACGGCAGACCACCTTCGGCTGGGGGCCCCGCTTCCTGCACTCCACCGGGCAGTACCACAAGGGCGGTCACCGGAACGGCAGTTTCCTCCAGATCACGGGGTCGGTCGAGGAGGACGTGGCGGTGCCGGGCCGCCCCTACACACTCAGCACGTTGCAGCTGGCCCAGGCCCTCGGTGACGGGCAGGTGCTGGCCGACACGGGCAGGCCCGTGCTCCGGTTGCACCTCACCGACCGGGCCGCGGGCCTCGCGGACGTGGTCCGAGCCGTACAGGAGCTCACTCGATGA